Proteins from a single region of Palaemon carinicauda isolate YSFRI2023 chromosome 1, ASM3689809v2, whole genome shotgun sequence:
- the LOC137631176 gene encoding uncharacterized protein: MAPSQPSAPPTPPVLPVYPFQSMCTDYFTHKGTHYLVIGDRYSNWSLISKSTGGAKGLINNLRRAFITYGIPEELASDGGPEFMATETNGILRDWGVHHRLLSVAFPHSNCRAEIRVKMMKHLITNNTGTNGDLDTNAVQKAVL, encoded by the coding sequence atggccccctcccaaccatccgcccctcctaccccacccgtcttgcctgtttacccattccagtcaatgtgtactgactacttcactcacaagggcACTCACTACCTGGTGATTGGGGACCGATACTCGAACTGGtcacttatatcaaagtctaccgGTGGTGCCAAAGGACTAATAAACAACTTGCGCCGTGCATTCATCACATAtggaattcctgaggaacttgccagcgatggtgggccagaattcatGGCAACTGAAACAAACGGGAtcttgagagactggggtgtccaTCACCGACTGTTgtcagtagcatttccacacagcaattgcaGAGCGGAAATTAGAGTGAAAATGATGAAGCAcctgattactaacaacacggggacaaatggagacctGGACACAAAtgccgttcagaaagcagtcctctag